One genomic segment of Corallococcus silvisoli includes these proteins:
- a CDS encoding non-ribosomal peptide synthetase/type I polyketide synthase: MSHQPASTEAPNRDELLQRALERIREFRGKLDAVESQRTEPIAVVGMSCRLPGGNDDPAALWRFLRAGGDGIRAFPPERGHAATPEGQPFRGGFLEQVDRFDAGVFGISPREAATLDPQQRLFLEVSWEALENAAQPFDKLEGSTAGVFVGITNYDYCQKLMQETPIEQLDAYCLTSNASTFAAGRLSYWLGLRGPSLSVDTACSSSAVAIHQACQSLRSGECSLALAGGVNVLLSPEWFVVLSRAGMLAPDGYCKTFDRDANGYTRGEGCVVFVLKRLSDAVAAKDHIHALIRGSCVNQDGRSGGLTVPNPAAQQDVIRGALRAARVGAERVSYVETHGTGTPLGDPIEVRALGAALGEGRTDAERIRIGSIKANIGHLEPAAGAAGLMKVILALQNEELPPQVQFRELNPEIDLDALPVAIVTQPEAWPRAQRPRVAGVSSFGASGTNAHLVVEEAPRVAREARAFEPSAQLFTLSARSPAALTELAGRHAAHLASKRDLPLEDVCFSVNTGRARFTERLALPANNLDELQRALTSVAAGELPAGASLGRAQVGQGPKVAFLFTGQGSQFPGMAVELHATQPVFRQALERCASALTPHWDVPLLTLLRAEGFTAGLLDQTRYTQAALFSVEYALAMLWRSWGVTPSAVLGHSVGEYVAACVAGVFEPEAAVALLAVRGALMQSLPEAGAMASVFASEAQVRAALEGRSARVSVAAVNAPDNVVISGDAGVVEDVLRGLTEQGLKHKRINVSQAFHSPLLDPMLDELERAASRLTFREPSIPLISNLTGRPVDAATLGPRYLRDHAREAVRFQASMEWLLENGFDTFVEVGPAPHLIGMVKRFAASDARSFLPSMRKGLEPLRSMLEAAGALFTRGADLDWDAFGTGLDPHRVPLPTYAFERKRYWYPTAASGAGTRRAAVLEEKDGAPTLLGHRLPSPLPSAQFRVRYDAAQHPCLGDCRMGGMRVVNVGVFLEAALQAWSALTPGGGACRVEGLSVRRGLLLDEEETRVAHLVVDAQDAKGERGFALYSVPPGAPEDSGAWAMHVEGRLAGAGEATRLESAEAVLEHCTRKLDGAEFYARMEQRQLVLGHSARWIEQVHFREGEALAMMRAPEGREAEDYRVHPGLVDALFQAVFACLPGDVPADAIYMIVEVARFVVGTTAPAGPSQAHVRLRPWKQGDTTLVADVDLADAQGRVFLRAEGALLKRTTTEGLQKATRAEVAPLRAARPASTGLRDVLARLPVPERAPRLLEWLRGQVAIILRATAAEVDLDAPLGHAGFDSLMALELKSAVANELSVALSLGGLLAGANLKALCAEVLGQLGLEATAAGALEQALAVRAEVSSGPVGVLRHDEEARHQPFGMTDLQQAYLLGRTRSFELGGVSTYFFIEVDLLGVDLERLGASLDVIIQRHDMLRAVVTPDGQQRVLPTVPPFVIRTVDLRGQEASDVEQALAALRTEMATQVFRTDRFPLFDVRATRIDGERTRLHLGFDALVVDAWSTSLLFKEWSTVYREGAGALRPIEITFRDYVLGVQALESGPDYAAAERYWRERVPRLPPAPELPMARHPGTLELPRFTHRSFRLPKAQWARFKELARGAGVTPSMVLCAAYAEVLATWGRSRAFTLNVLFFNRVPLHPHVDRVLGNFSATTLLEVDVQRAESLSARAERLQQQLWNDLDHASFSGVRVLRELNRRDGDMRRARMPVVFASTINFHSREGEAAPAGLAQHLLAMGTGGEEIHSSIRTPQVFLDHQVVEDAGGLILNWDVVEELFPAGMIDAMFQAYSGLVLRLAAEESAWTERTRLLVPPEQLEARQQANATAAPLVQGLIHEPFVKAAALGPDRPAVITARRTLTYAELDAASNRVARWLREQGARPNALVAVVMEKGWEQVVAAMGVLKSGAAYVPIDAHLPPARLRYLLENTGARQVLTQSWLKLDLSGVDPGAVLAIDGPEAQRPEAGPLASVQRPDDLAYVIYTSGSTGHPKGVMIEHRAALNTLLDVNTRFDITADSRGFALSAMNFDLSVWDVFGLLAAGGALVIPEPGELREPGRWLHLVREHRVTVWNSVPALMEMLADHLAGCGETWPQLRTVMMSGDWIPVSLPERIRAVAPRAALYSMGGATEASIWSILYPIGDVDPAWPSIPYGKAMVNQRMLVLDEALVPCPTWVPGQIFIGGVGVARGYWKDEEKSRASFIRHPLTGERLYRTGDLGRFLPSGDIEFLGREDFQVKVQGFRIELGEIETALLQHPGVRAAVASAVGEKRGNKRLVAYVVLDAEAPPAMDALRDALRAKLPEYMVPQTFVTLDALPLSANGKVDRSALPSLGDARQPKQPVARVAPRTDLEKQLVHLWEGLLPGPVGIHDNFFEVGGNSLLAVRLMARLRQELGRELPLATLFEMPTVELLAASLSGAEGTSQEGRGALVPIQPAGTKPPLFLVHPVGGSVLCYAELARKLGTEQPVFGLQVPPGAPPRSIEAMASAYLDSLREVQPRGPYHLGGWSMGGVVAYEMARQLHAAGDTVATLALIDVLVPPAGQGGDAMDEAALMARFAEDLGALSARRVKVDAGALRSLPSEAVLERVVDDLRAQEAIAPELDRATLGAHAEVFKANMRALTAYQARPYAGRVWFCRGAQPGGASRQNAEAWLQLSSGGELVELEGNHYTLFSHGLDALVGSLSSALRA, translated from the coding sequence ATGAGCCACCAGCCGGCTTCCACCGAAGCGCCCAACCGCGACGAGCTGCTTCAGCGCGCCCTGGAGCGCATCCGTGAGTTCCGCGGCAAGCTCGATGCCGTCGAGTCCCAGCGGACCGAGCCCATCGCCGTGGTCGGCATGTCCTGCCGCCTTCCGGGTGGCAACGACGACCCCGCCGCGCTGTGGCGGTTTCTCCGGGCCGGGGGCGACGGCATCCGCGCGTTCCCGCCGGAGCGAGGGCACGCGGCGACGCCGGAGGGGCAGCCCTTCCGGGGCGGCTTTCTTGAGCAGGTCGACCGCTTCGATGCCGGCGTGTTCGGCATCTCGCCGCGAGAGGCGGCCACGTTGGATCCACAGCAGCGCCTCTTCCTGGAGGTGAGCTGGGAGGCGCTGGAGAACGCCGCGCAGCCCTTCGACAAGCTGGAGGGGAGCACGGCCGGCGTGTTCGTCGGCATCACCAACTACGACTACTGCCAGAAGCTGATGCAGGAGACGCCCATCGAGCAGCTGGACGCGTACTGCCTCACCAGCAACGCGTCGACGTTCGCGGCGGGGCGCCTGTCCTACTGGCTGGGGTTGCGCGGTCCCAGTCTGTCCGTGGACACCGCCTGCTCGTCCTCCGCCGTGGCCATCCATCAGGCCTGTCAGAGCCTGCGCTCGGGGGAGTGTTCGCTGGCCCTGGCGGGCGGCGTGAACGTGCTGCTGTCACCGGAGTGGTTCGTGGTGCTGTCGCGGGCGGGGATGCTGGCGCCTGACGGCTACTGCAAGACCTTCGACCGCGACGCCAATGGCTACACCCGGGGCGAGGGCTGCGTCGTCTTCGTGCTCAAGCGTCTGTCGGACGCCGTGGCGGCGAAGGACCACATCCACGCGCTCATCCGGGGCTCGTGCGTCAACCAGGATGGCCGCAGCGGTGGCCTCACGGTGCCCAATCCCGCCGCCCAGCAGGACGTCATCCGAGGCGCGCTCCGGGCGGCCCGGGTGGGGGCCGAGCGCGTCAGCTACGTGGAGACGCACGGCACGGGGACGCCGCTCGGCGACCCGATAGAGGTCCGCGCGCTGGGCGCCGCGCTGGGCGAGGGCCGCACCGACGCGGAGCGGATCCGCATCGGGTCCATCAAGGCCAACATCGGGCACCTGGAGCCGGCCGCGGGCGCGGCGGGGCTGATGAAGGTCATCCTCGCGCTCCAGAACGAAGAGCTGCCGCCGCAGGTCCAGTTCCGCGAGCTGAACCCGGAGATCGACCTGGACGCGCTGCCGGTGGCCATCGTCACCCAGCCGGAGGCCTGGCCTCGCGCCCAGCGTCCGCGCGTCGCGGGCGTGAGCTCGTTCGGCGCGAGCGGGACCAATGCCCACTTGGTGGTGGAGGAGGCTCCGAGGGTGGCGCGCGAGGCGAGGGCCTTCGAGCCCTCCGCCCAGCTCTTCACCCTGTCCGCGCGCAGCCCGGCGGCGCTGACGGAGCTGGCGGGCCGTCACGCGGCGCACCTCGCCTCGAAGCGCGACCTCCCGCTGGAGGACGTGTGCTTCAGCGTGAACACGGGGCGGGCCCGCTTCACGGAGCGGCTGGCGCTCCCCGCGAACAACCTGGACGAACTCCAGCGCGCGCTGACCTCTGTCGCGGCGGGAGAGCTTCCCGCGGGCGCTTCGCTGGGGCGTGCGCAGGTCGGGCAGGGGCCCAAGGTGGCCTTCCTGTTCACGGGGCAGGGCAGTCAGTTCCCGGGCATGGCGGTGGAGCTTCATGCCACGCAGCCGGTGTTCCGGCAGGCCCTGGAGCGCTGCGCGTCGGCGCTGACGCCGCACTGGGACGTGCCCCTGCTCACGCTCCTGCGCGCGGAGGGCTTCACGGCGGGGTTGTTGGATCAGACCCGGTACACCCAGGCCGCGCTCTTCTCCGTGGAGTACGCGCTCGCGATGCTCTGGCGCAGCTGGGGCGTGACGCCCTCGGCCGTGCTGGGGCACAGCGTGGGCGAGTACGTCGCGGCCTGCGTGGCGGGCGTCTTCGAGCCCGAGGCGGCGGTGGCCCTGCTCGCCGTGCGCGGCGCGCTCATGCAGTCGCTGCCCGAGGCCGGCGCGATGGCGTCCGTCTTCGCCAGCGAGGCCCAGGTGCGCGCGGCGCTGGAGGGGCGGTCGGCGCGCGTGTCCGTGGCCGCGGTGAACGCGCCGGACAACGTGGTCATCTCCGGTGACGCGGGCGTCGTGGAGGACGTGCTGCGCGGCCTGACGGAGCAGGGGCTCAAGCACAAGCGCATCAACGTCTCGCAGGCGTTCCATTCGCCGCTGCTCGACCCGATGCTGGACGAGCTGGAGCGCGCCGCGTCCCGGCTCACGTTCCGCGAGCCGTCCATTCCGCTCATCTCCAACCTGACCGGCCGGCCCGTGGACGCCGCCACGCTGGGGCCGCGCTACCTCCGTGACCACGCCCGCGAGGCCGTGCGGTTCCAGGCCAGCATGGAGTGGCTGCTCGAGAACGGCTTCGACACCTTCGTGGAGGTGGGGCCCGCGCCGCACCTGATCGGCATGGTGAAGCGCTTCGCGGCCAGTGACGCGCGGAGCTTCCTGCCCTCGATGCGCAAGGGCCTGGAGCCCCTGCGCTCCATGCTGGAGGCCGCCGGAGCCCTGTTCACGCGGGGCGCGGACCTGGACTGGGATGCGTTCGGGACGGGGCTCGATCCCCACCGCGTCCCGCTGCCGACGTATGCCTTCGAGCGGAAGCGGTACTGGTATCCCACGGCGGCGTCGGGCGCGGGAACGCGTCGCGCGGCGGTGCTCGAGGAGAAGGACGGGGCGCCCACGCTGCTGGGACACCGGCTGCCGTCGCCGCTGCCTTCCGCGCAGTTCCGAGTGCGGTACGACGCCGCCCAACACCCCTGTCTGGGCGACTGCCGCATGGGCGGGATGCGGGTGGTCAACGTGGGCGTCTTCCTGGAGGCCGCGCTCCAGGCCTGGAGTGCCCTGACGCCGGGGGGCGGTGCGTGCCGCGTGGAGGGCCTCTCGGTCCGTCGCGGCCTCCTGCTGGACGAGGAGGAGACGCGCGTCGCGCACCTCGTGGTGGACGCGCAGGACGCGAAGGGGGAGCGCGGCTTCGCGCTCTACAGCGTGCCGCCCGGAGCGCCGGAGGACTCGGGCGCCTGGGCGATGCACGTGGAGGGGCGGCTCGCGGGGGCCGGAGAGGCCACACGCCTGGAGTCCGCTGAAGCCGTCCTCGAACACTGCACACGGAAGCTGGACGGCGCGGAGTTCTACGCGCGCATGGAGCAGCGTCAGCTGGTGCTGGGGCACTCGGCGCGTTGGATTGAGCAGGTCCACTTCCGCGAGGGCGAGGCGCTCGCGATGATGCGCGCGCCGGAGGGCCGGGAGGCGGAGGACTACCGCGTCCACCCGGGGCTGGTGGATGCGCTCTTCCAGGCGGTCTTCGCGTGCCTGCCCGGTGATGTGCCCGCGGACGCCATCTACATGATCGTCGAGGTGGCGCGGTTCGTCGTCGGAACCACCGCTCCGGCGGGGCCGAGCCAGGCCCACGTGCGGCTGCGTCCCTGGAAGCAGGGCGACACGACGCTCGTCGCGGACGTGGACCTGGCCGACGCCCAGGGCCGTGTCTTCCTGCGCGCGGAAGGGGCGCTGCTCAAGCGCACGACGACCGAAGGGCTCCAGAAGGCGACGCGCGCGGAGGTGGCGCCGCTGCGTGCCGCGCGTCCCGCGTCGACGGGCCTGCGGGACGTGCTCGCGCGCCTCCCGGTGCCGGAGCGCGCGCCCCGGCTCCTCGAGTGGCTGCGTGGACAGGTCGCGATCATCCTGCGCGCCACGGCCGCGGAGGTCGACCTGGACGCGCCGCTGGGACACGCGGGCTTCGACTCGCTGATGGCGCTGGAGCTCAAGAGCGCGGTCGCCAACGAGCTGTCCGTGGCGCTGTCGCTCGGCGGCCTCCTGGCGGGGGCCAACCTCAAGGCGCTGTGCGCGGAGGTCCTGGGCCAGCTCGGCTTGGAGGCCACCGCGGCGGGTGCTCTGGAGCAGGCGCTGGCGGTGCGGGCGGAGGTCTCCTCGGGGCCGGTGGGGGTGCTGCGGCACGACGAGGAGGCACGCCACCAGCCCTTCGGCATGACCGACCTCCAGCAGGCGTACCTGCTGGGCCGGACGCGTTCGTTCGAGCTGGGCGGGGTGTCGACCTACTTCTTCATCGAGGTGGACCTGCTGGGCGTGGACTTGGAGCGGCTGGGCGCGAGCCTGGACGTCATCATCCAGCGCCACGACATGCTGCGCGCGGTGGTCACGCCGGACGGGCAGCAGCGGGTGTTGCCCACGGTCCCCCCGTTCGTCATCCGTACGGTGGACCTCCGGGGGCAGGAGGCCTCCGACGTCGAGCAGGCGCTGGCGGCCCTCCGGACGGAGATGGCGACGCAGGTCTTCCGCACGGACCGCTTCCCGCTGTTCGACGTGCGGGCCACGCGCATCGACGGCGAGCGCACGCGGCTGCACCTGGGCTTCGACGCGCTGGTGGTGGACGCGTGGAGCACGTCGCTGTTGTTCAAGGAGTGGTCCACGGTGTACCGCGAGGGGGCGGGGGCGCTGCGGCCCATCGAGATCACCTTCCGCGACTACGTCCTGGGCGTGCAGGCGCTTGAAAGCGGCCCCGACTACGCCGCCGCGGAGAGGTACTGGCGCGAGCGCGTGCCCAGGCTTCCCCCGGCGCCGGAGCTCCCGATGGCGCGCCACCCGGGCACGCTGGAGCTGCCGCGCTTCACGCACCGTTCGTTCCGGCTGCCGAAGGCGCAGTGGGCGCGCTTCAAGGAGCTGGCACGCGGGGCGGGCGTGACGCCCTCCATGGTGCTGTGCGCGGCCTACGCCGAGGTGCTGGCGACGTGGGGCCGCAGCCGCGCCTTCACGCTCAACGTGCTGTTCTTCAACCGCGTCCCGCTGCACCCGCACGTGGACCGCGTGCTTGGCAACTTCAGCGCCACCACGCTGCTGGAGGTGGACGTGCAGCGCGCGGAGTCCCTCTCCGCCCGGGCGGAGCGGCTTCAGCAGCAGCTGTGGAACGACCTGGACCACGCCTCGTTCAGCGGGGTCCGGGTGCTGCGCGAGCTGAACCGGCGGGACGGGGACATGCGGCGTGCCCGCATGCCCGTCGTCTTCGCGAGCACCATCAACTTCCACTCGCGCGAAGGCGAGGCGGCGCCGGCCGGCCTGGCCCAGCACCTGCTCGCCATGGGCACCGGCGGCGAGGAGATCCACAGCAGCATCCGCACGCCGCAGGTGTTCCTGGACCATCAGGTGGTGGAGGACGCCGGGGGGCTCATCCTCAACTGGGACGTGGTCGAGGAGCTGTTCCCGGCGGGGATGATCGACGCCATGTTCCAGGCCTACTCCGGGCTGGTGCTGCGTCTGGCGGCGGAGGAGTCCGCCTGGACGGAGCGCACGCGGCTGCTCGTGCCGCCGGAGCAACTGGAGGCCCGTCAGCAGGCCAACGCGACCGCGGCCCCGCTCGTCCAGGGCCTCATCCACGAGCCCTTCGTGAAGGCCGCCGCGCTGGGGCCGGACCGGCCCGCGGTCATCACCGCGCGCCGCACGCTCACGTACGCGGAGCTGGACGCCGCCTCCAACCGCGTCGCGCGCTGGCTGCGAGAGCAGGGTGCGCGGCCCAACGCGCTCGTCGCCGTGGTGATGGAGAAGGGCTGGGAGCAGGTCGTGGCCGCGATGGGCGTGCTCAAGTCCGGCGCGGCCTACGTGCCCATCGACGCCCACCTGCCTCCCGCGCGCCTGCGCTACCTGCTGGAGAACACGGGGGCCCGGCAGGTGCTGACCCAGTCCTGGCTGAAGCTGGACCTGTCCGGCGTGGATCCGGGCGCCGTGCTGGCCATCGATGGACCGGAGGCACAGCGCCCGGAGGCCGGCCCGCTGGCGAGCGTGCAGCGGCCGGACGACCTCGCGTACGTCATCTACACGTCCGGGTCCACGGGCCACCCCAAGGGCGTGATGATTGAACACCGGGCGGCGCTCAACACGCTCCTGGACGTCAACACGCGCTTCGACATCACCGCGGACAGCCGGGGGTTCGCGCTGTCCGCGATGAACTTCGACCTGTCGGTCTGGGACGTCTTCGGCCTGCTGGCCGCGGGCGGAGCGCTGGTCATCCCGGAGCCCGGGGAGCTGCGGGAGCCCGGCCGCTGGCTGCACCTCGTGCGCGAGCACCGCGTGACGGTGTGGAACAGCGTCCCGGCGTTGATGGAGATGCTGGCCGACCATCTGGCGGGCTGTGGGGAGACCTGGCCCCAGTTGAGGACGGTGATGATGAGCGGGGACTGGATCCCCGTGTCGCTGCCGGAGCGCATCCGCGCCGTGGCGCCCCGGGCCGCGCTCTACAGCATGGGCGGCGCCACCGAGGCGTCCATCTGGTCCATCCTGTATCCCATTGGCGACGTCGACCCGGCCTGGCCCAGCATTCCCTACGGCAAGGCGATGGTGAACCAGCGGATGCTGGTGCTCGACGAGGCGCTCGTGCCGTGCCCCACCTGGGTGCCGGGGCAGATCTTCATTGGCGGCGTGGGCGTCGCGCGGGGCTACTGGAAGGATGAGGAGAAGAGCCGCGCCAGCTTCATCCGCCATCCGCTGACCGGAGAGCGGCTGTACCGGACGGGCGACCTGGGGCGCTTCCTGCCCAGCGGCGACATCGAGTTCCTGGGCCGCGAGGACTTCCAGGTCAAGGTCCAGGGCTTCCGCATCGAGCTGGGCGAGATCGAAACCGCGCTGCTCCAGCACCCGGGCGTGCGCGCCGCCGTGGCGTCCGCCGTGGGTGAGAAGCGGGGCAACAAGCGGCTGGTGGCGTACGTGGTGCTCGACGCCGAGGCGCCTCCGGCGATGGACGCGCTGCGCGACGCGCTCCGCGCGAAGCTGCCGGAGTACATGGTGCCGCAGACGTTCGTGACGCTGGACGCGCTGCCGCTCAGCGCGAACGGGAAGGTGGATCGCTCCGCGCTGCCGTCGCTGGGGGACGCGCGGCAGCCGAAGCAGCCCGTCGCCCGGGTGGCGCCCCGCACGGACCTGGAGAAGCAGCTGGTGCACCTCTGGGAAGGGCTGCTGCCGGGACCGGTGGGCATCCACGACAACTTCTTCGAAGTGGGCGGGAACTCGCTGCTCGCGGTGCGGCTGATGGCGAGGCTGCGCCAGGAGCTGGGCCGGGAGCTGCCGCTCGCGACCCTCTTCGAGATGCCCACGGTGGAGCTGCTCGCCGCGTCGCTGTCCGGGGCGGAAGGGACGTCCCAGGAGGGCAGGGGGGCGCTGGTGCCCATCCAGCCCGCGGGCACGAAGCCTCCATTGTTCCTGGTGCACCCCGTGGGGGGCAGCGTCCTCTGCTACGCGGAGCTGGCGCGCAAGCTGGGGACGGAGCAGCCCGTCTTCGGGCTCCAGGTTCCGCCTGGTGCGCCGCCCCGGTCCATCGAGGCCATGGCCTCCGCCTACCTGGACTCGCTCCGCGAGGTCCAGCCGCGCGGCCCGTATCACCTGGGTGGGTGGTCCATGGGCGGCGTCGTGGCCTACGAGATGGCACGCCAGCTCCATGCGGCGGGTGACACGGTCGCCACGCTCGCGCTCATCGACGTGCTCGTGCCGCCCGCGGGGCAGGGCGGGGACGCGATGGACGAGGCGGCGCTGATGGCGCGCTTCGCGGAGGACCTGGGCGCGTTGTCCGCCCGCCGGGTGAAGGTGGATGCCGGCGCGCTGCGGTCCCTGCCCTCGGAGGCGGTGCTGGAGCGCGTGGTGGATGACCTGCGAGCGCAGGAGGCCATCGCGCCGGAGCTCGACCGCGCGACGCTGGGGGCGCACGCGGAGGTGTTCAAGGCGAACATGCGCGCGCTCACGGCGTACCAGGCCCGGCCCTACGCCGGCCGCGTCTGGTTCTGTCGGGGCGCGCAGCCCGGAGGCGCCTCGCGGCAGAACGCGGAGGCGTGGCTCCAGCTGTCCTCGGGCGGCGAGCTCGTGGAGCTGGAAGGCAATCACTACACGCTGTTCAGCCACGGGCTCGACGCGCTCGTGGGCTCGCTTTCGTCCGCCCTTCGCGCGTGA